The Pseudomonas sp. FP2309 genome has a window encoding:
- a CDS encoding YceI family protein, with protein sequence MLKKTLAALAIGTALLSAGQVMAADYKIDKEGQHAFIDWKISHLGYSYIHGTFKDWDGTFSWDAAKPEASKIAVDVKTASLWSNHAERDKHIASKDFLDVAKFADAKFVSTAVKSTGEKTADVTGDLTFHGVTKPVVFKATFNGEGKDPWGGERAGFNAKTTVNLNDFGIKGPGPSSQTVDLDISLEGVKQK encoded by the coding sequence ATGTTGAAAAAGACCCTCGCTGCTCTGGCAATCGGTACCGCTCTGCTGTCGGCAGGCCAGGTCATGGCGGCTGACTACAAGATCGATAAAGAAGGCCAGCACGCCTTCATCGACTGGAAAATCAGCCACCTGGGCTACAGCTACATCCACGGTACCTTCAAGGACTGGGACGGTACCTTCAGCTGGGATGCCGCCAAGCCTGAAGCCAGCAAAATCGCTGTCGATGTGAAGACTGCCAGCCTGTGGTCCAACCACGCAGAACGTGACAAGCACATCGCCAGCAAGGATTTCCTGGACGTTGCCAAGTTCGCTGACGCCAAGTTCGTATCCACCGCGGTTAAATCCACCGGTGAGAAAACTGCTGACGTGACCGGCGACCTGACCTTCCACGGCGTCACCAAGCCAGTGGTCTTCAAGGCCACCTTCAACGGTGAAGGCAAGGATCCATGGGGCGGAGAGCGTGCCGGCTTCAATGCCAAGACGACCGTTAACCTGAACGACTTCGGCATCAAAGGCCCAGGTCCGTCCTCGCAGACCGTTGACCTGGACATCTCGCTGGAAGGCGTGAAGCAGAAGTAA
- a CDS encoding cytochrome b, producing the protein MQLRNSPARYGWVSMVLHWGVALVVFGLFALGLWMVGLDYYSAWRKDAPDLHKSIGITLFALMLVRIVWRLLSPPPPPLASYSRMTRIGAAFGHAFLYIGLFAVMVAGYLISTADGVGIPVFGLFEIPAVVSGLPDQADTAGVVHLYLAWVLVVFAGLHGVAALKHHFIDRDATLTRMLGRKA; encoded by the coding sequence ATGCAGTTACGCAATTCACCGGCCCGCTATGGCTGGGTCAGTATGGTGTTGCACTGGGGCGTGGCCCTGGTGGTGTTCGGCCTGTTCGCCCTGGGCTTGTGGATGGTCGGCCTGGACTACTACAGCGCATGGCGTAAAGACGCGCCGGACCTGCACAAGAGCATTGGCATTACGCTGTTTGCCCTCATGCTGGTACGTATCGTCTGGCGTCTGCTCAGTCCGCCGCCACCGCCGCTTGCCAGCTACAGCCGGATGACCCGTATCGGGGCCGCGTTTGGCCATGCGTTCCTCTACATCGGCTTGTTTGCCGTGATGGTGGCCGGTTACCTGATTTCCACCGCAGACGGTGTCGGTATCCCGGTGTTTGGCCTGTTTGAGATTCCTGCCGTGGTTTCCGGTCTGCCGGACCAGGCAGACACCGCCGGCGTGGTGCATTTGTACCTTGCCTGGGTGTTGGTGGTCTTCGCCGGCTTGCACGGCGTAGCTGCGTTGAAACACCACTTTATCGATCGTGATGCGACCCTTACGCGAATGCTGGGTCGCAAAGCCTGA